The Mytilus edulis chromosome 12, xbMytEdul2.2, whole genome shotgun sequence genome contains a region encoding:
- the LOC139498602 gene encoding mucin-7-like: MQRNECKDVINSQTTKIQIQNMASYQVQYGTRRQVATAVVIGSGTETEMIQMKTSRETSESSREASTKPPTLPSTQHTGQPYSFSLPTTRRPAKRKRTTNTPMRQSKTSRIVPLSKTAPSESTTRPSVSTSRTAPSESTTRPSVSTSRTAPSESTTRPSVSTSRTAPSESTTRPSVSTSRTAPSESTTRPSVSTSRTAPSESTTRPSVSTSVPPTSLTPTQPTTTMYAGSSFPDEDKIIKLLHVIIEQNTKLEHKLEAINRRLMTNEAKQNTMIDLLQRCDKFLEYDT, translated from the exons attCAAAACATGGCCTCCTATCAGGTACAGTATGGAACCAGGAGACAAGTTGCCACTGCTGTTGTTATTGGATCTGGGACAGAGACCGAGATGATTCAAATGAAAACCAGTAGAGAGACATCAGAGTCATCACGTGAAGCATCAACAAAACCACCAACTCTACCTTCAACTCAACATACAGGGCAGCCATATTCCTTTAGCCTACCTACCACCAGACGTCCTGCCAAGAGGAAAAGGACAACAAATACACCAATG AGGCAATCCAAAACCTCCAGAATAGTACCACTCTCCAAAACTGCACCATCTGAATCAACAACCAGACCATCAGTTTCTACCTCTAGAACTGCACCATCTGAATCAACAACCAGACCATCAGTTTCTACCTCTAGAACTGCACCATCTGAATCAACAACCAGACCATCAGTTTCTACCTCTAGAACTGCACCATCTGAATCAACAACCAGACCATCAGTTTCTACCTCTAGAACTGCACCATCTGAATCAACAACCAGACCATCAGTTTCTACCTCTAGAACTGCACCATCTGAATCAACAACCAGACCATCAGTTTCTACCTCAGTACCACCAACATCACTTACACCAACACAACCAACTACAACAATGTATGCAGGTTCTAGTTTTCCTGATGAAGACAAGATTATTAAGTTGTTACATGTTATAATCGAGCAAAATACCAAACTTGAACATAAACTAGAAGCCATAAACAGACGTCTAATGACCAATGAAGCCAAACAGAATACAATGATAGACCTACTGCAGAGATGTGACAAGTTCCTGGAATATGACACATGA